One Saimiri boliviensis isolate mSaiBol1 chromosome 5, mSaiBol1.pri, whole genome shotgun sequence genomic window carries:
- the BZW1 gene encoding eIF5-mimic protein 2 isoform X2 — protein MLLEQSLITVDMQKHSLTFWWLVECWPQVFNKLIRRYKYLEKGFEDEVKKLLLFLKGFSESERNKLAMLTGVLLANGTLNASILNSLYNENLVKEGVSAAFAVKLFKSWINEKDINAVAASLRKVSMDNRLMELFPANKQSVEHFTKYFTEAGLKELSEYVRNQQTIGARKELQKELQEQMSRGDPFKDIILYVKEEMKKNNIPEPVVIGIVWSSVMSTVEWNKKEELVAEQAIKHLKQYSPLLAAFTTQGQSELTLLLKIQEYCYDNIHFMKAFQKIVVLFYKAEVLSEEPILKWYKDAHVAKGKSVFLEQMKKFVEWLKNAEEESESEAEEGD, from the exons ATGCTTCTGGAGCAAAGCTTGATTACCGTCGATATGCAGAAACACTCTTTGACATTCTGGTGGCTGGTGGAATGCTGG CCCCAG GTTTTTAACAAGTTAATCAGGCGCTACAAATACCTGGAGAAAGGTTTTGAAGATGAAGTAAAAAAG ctgctgctgtttttaaagggtttttcaGAGTCGGAGAGGAACAAGCTGGCTATGTTGACTGGTGTTCTTCTGGCTAATGGAACACTTAATGCATCCATTCTTAATAGCCTTTATAATGAGAATTTGGTTAAAGAAG GGGTTTCAGCAGCTTTTGCTGTAAAGCTCTTTAAATCATGGATAAATGAAAAAGATATCAATGCAGTAGCTGCAAGTCTTCGGAAAGTCAGCATGGATAACAGACTGATg GAACTTTTTCCTGCCAATAAGCAAAGCGTTGAACACTTCACAAAGTATTTTACTGAGGCAGGCTTGAAAGAGCTTTCAGAGTATGTTCGGAATCAGCAAACCATCGGAGCTCGTAAGGAGCTCCAAAAAGAACTTCAAGAACAGATGTCCCGTGGTGATCCATTTAAGGAT ataattttatatgtcaagGAGGAGATGAAAAAAAACAACATCCCAGAACCAGTTGTCATCGGAATAGTCTGGTCAAGTGTAATGAGCACTGTggaatggaacaaaaaagaggaGCTTGTAGCAGAGCAAGCCATCAAGCACTTGAAG CAATACAGCCCTCTACTTGCTGCCTTTACTACTCAAGGTCAGTCTGAGCTGACTCTGTTACTGAAGATTCAGGAGTATTGCTATGACAACATTCATTTCATGAAAGCCTTCCAGAAAATAGTGGTGCTTTTTTATAAAG CTGAAGTCCTGAGCGAAGAGCCCATTTTGAAGTGGTATAAAGATGCACATGTTGCGAAGGGGAAGAGTGTTTTCCTTGAGCAAATGAAAAAGTTTGTGGAGTGGCTCAAAAATGCTGAAGAAG AATCTGAATCTGAAGCTGAAGAAGGTGACTGA
- the BZW1 gene encoding eIF5-mimic protein 2 isoform X1 has translation MNNQKQQKPTLSGQRFKTRKRDEKERFDPTQFQDCIIQGLTETGTDLEAVAKFLDASGAKLDYRRYAETLFDILVAGGMLAPGGTLADDMMRTDVCVFAAQEDLETMQAFAQVFNKLIRRYKYLEKGFEDEVKKLLLFLKGFSESERNKLAMLTGVLLANGTLNASILNSLYNENLVKEGVSAAFAVKLFKSWINEKDINAVAASLRKVSMDNRLMELFPANKQSVEHFTKYFTEAGLKELSEYVRNQQTIGARKELQKELQEQMSRGDPFKDIILYVKEEMKKNNIPEPVVIGIVWSSVMSTVEWNKKEELVAEQAIKHLKQYSPLLAAFTTQGQSELTLLLKIQEYCYDNIHFMKAFQKIVVLFYKAEVLSEEPILKWYKDAHVAKGKSVFLEQMKKFVEWLKNAEEESESEAEEGD, from the exons ATGAATAATCAAAAGCAGCAAAAGCCAACGCTATCAGGCCAGcgttttaaaacaagaaaaagag ATGAAAAAGAGAGGTTTGATCCTACTCAGTTTCAAGACTGTATTATTCAAGGCTTAACTGAAACCGGTACTGATTTGGAAGCAGTAGCTAAGTTTCTTGATGCTTCTGGAGCAAAGCTTGATTACCGTCGATATGCAGAAACACTCTTTGACATTCTGGTGGCTGGTGGAATGCTGG CCCCAGGTGGTACactggcagatgacatgatgcGCACCGATGTCTGCGTGTTTGCAGCCCAAGAAGACCTAGAGACCATGCAAGCATTTGCTCAG GTTTTTAACAAGTTAATCAGGCGCTACAAATACCTGGAGAAAGGTTTTGAAGATGAAGTAAAAAAG ctgctgctgtttttaaagggtttttcaGAGTCGGAGAGGAACAAGCTGGCTATGTTGACTGGTGTTCTTCTGGCTAATGGAACACTTAATGCATCCATTCTTAATAGCCTTTATAATGAGAATTTGGTTAAAGAAG GGGTTTCAGCAGCTTTTGCTGTAAAGCTCTTTAAATCATGGATAAATGAAAAAGATATCAATGCAGTAGCTGCAAGTCTTCGGAAAGTCAGCATGGATAACAGACTGATg GAACTTTTTCCTGCCAATAAGCAAAGCGTTGAACACTTCACAAAGTATTTTACTGAGGCAGGCTTGAAAGAGCTTTCAGAGTATGTTCGGAATCAGCAAACCATCGGAGCTCGTAAGGAGCTCCAAAAAGAACTTCAAGAACAGATGTCCCGTGGTGATCCATTTAAGGAT ataattttatatgtcaagGAGGAGATGAAAAAAAACAACATCCCAGAACCAGTTGTCATCGGAATAGTCTGGTCAAGTGTAATGAGCACTGTggaatggaacaaaaaagaggaGCTTGTAGCAGAGCAAGCCATCAAGCACTTGAAG CAATACAGCCCTCTACTTGCTGCCTTTACTACTCAAGGTCAGTCTGAGCTGACTCTGTTACTGAAGATTCAGGAGTATTGCTATGACAACATTCATTTCATGAAAGCCTTCCAGAAAATAGTGGTGCTTTTTTATAAAG CTGAAGTCCTGAGCGAAGAGCCCATTTTGAAGTGGTATAAAGATGCACATGTTGCGAAGGGGAAGAGTGTTTTCCTTGAGCAAATGAAAAAGTTTGTGGAGTGGCTCAAAAATGCTGAAGAAG AATCTGAATCTGAAGCTGAAGAAGGTGACTGA